The Nostoc sp. UHCC 0926 nucleotide sequence ATCAAAGGGAAAATGGATTGCTCTTAGGCGATGGACTACGCTCGGCTGCACCTACGCTTACTTCCAATATCCCCAGATTTTCACTCATCAGCACCCGATCACCAGTAACCATGTCTTTGGACTACCAGTGCATCTGCTCTAAGTCGCGGATGGCTTGAATAAAGCTACAAGCGCGATCGCTATCCTTTCAACTAACGCACACGTTACCACTACTGTTGCTCCCGTCCTGTGATTTGTAGCCTTCGGCTGACGAATTTCAATCAAAATCTTCAACATAGGATCTTGTTTTAACGAACTTTGGGGGTTTAAGTCCTCAGTAAGACAGGCAGCGCATTTTGTGTCGGTGTCTAAATCCCCGTCACAAAACGTAATTGCAAATTGCGAATTGGTTTAAGTTTTCCCTCCGTAATTCCACTTACTGCATCTACACCTGCAATTGTGCTGCCTGAAGCGTCACAAAAAGCCGAAGTTAGCGAGCAAAGTACATCTTCAGGCGATTCAGCAGCAGCTCTCGCTTTGTCAGAACTGAAGAATCTGACTAAGTTGCAACTCCAAGCAGCATCTTATGCCAAACGTGTATCTAGAGAGTACTGCCTGATTGCACGATGCTTAATTGGGGGTAAGGAACGCGAAAGACTGGAGCAGAGTGCCAAAATGCAATTTTATCTCGATTCAGGTAACAAAACTCTAATTGCAGAAGCCAATGAGTGGGCGGCTGTCAATCCTGGATGCCTACCATTTTCGTTGGAGTTAGCGTTTCAAGAAGGTGAAACGTGATGGCTTGAAAAATTCTGCCCCCGTGAATTATTTTATTGTTTTCCAATATTTTCGACACAAGAGTGCCTGCATTGTTAATAGTCTTCAAAGAATTTAAAGAATCTAAGGAAATAAGAGCATTTTTTTCTCACCAGAGACATAAAAGAGCGCTCATAGTATTGGTGAATGACATCAGAGGCTGCTATTAATTTGGAGCGTAGAGTCACGCAACACACCAGCAGTCTATTTGATGATTGATGCAAATGAAATGATCATTTTCTTAGAAGAAATTCTGGTTTATCTATCAGATACTAGGTAAGTCTCCTTAAGGTAAGACATTATCTATGCTGAGTACCCACGGTATACCTTTGTCAACTGGAGAACTAACAGTAATTTTAGCTCTATTGGCAAACTGTTTTAAGTGGTCGGCAAATTGGGGAACAGCTTTCATGATATTGCGATAGCTTTCCATATTATTACAAATCAATATCAACGTCAAAACGCCACTATTGATTTGGAAATACCAATGACAACTCGATAACAAAATACGTGTCATGCGATCGCATGCTAAGAAAAAGCTTTTTTTAGTTGCTTCTTCAAGCTGTCTAAATAGTATTTCACTTAGCTTGATTGTTTGAGGTGAAGGCAAATCATCTGGATGCAGGCATGGTTGATTCATAAGATTTTGGCAAGCTTCAAAAATAAAAAAGCTGCGGTGAAGATTGGTACTTCTGATTTTTTGCAGATTGAATATTGCAGAAAAATCAGGTTTACTAGATTATTGTTCTTGAGTGACAATCGACAACAAGTCTAACCACAACTGGGATAAGTGTGCTTGAGATTTGAGAGTGGAGCACGCATCAAATTATTGGCATTTAACCAAACAACCTCGACTAGCCCCAAGTATTCTGCTACTTCTTTGAGTAGGTTTTTTTGTTCTACTACAGCACTAATTCGTCAGGGTAATATTTACCCCAAAGAACTTTCATTGCTTAGTATGTTTTCTACGGCTTGCATTACTCGCCTATCAAGCATCAAAGCTGAAACTAATCTCTAAAACTGTATTGGATACTACTTTTACCAACTAAATTGGTAAAAATTTTCTGCTAGACAAATGCTTTGTTTATCGGAATTTGGGGCTTTCGAGCCAAAATAGTAGGTAAAAAGTAACCACCCGCAAAAATAATTTGCGTTTAGCAAGGAAATTGGCAATTTCTGTGATAGTCTTTTTATATGGGGAATCAAGAAAGCGAAAGCACAAGAAGTCTTCAAAGAGAAATGATGTAAACTCAAAGATCAGACTTTCGCCTTGGCAGATGCTTTGTTAAATCCGCTACGGCTTTTTGAAACCAACAGACAAAGCCAATGAAGCAGGATAGTGACCTCCGTAATAACTTGAAGTCTATTAGAACTCGCTTAGGCATGAGCCAACAAGATTTGGCTAACATCGCTAGTGTGACTCGTCAGACTATTAGTGGTGTAGAGTCGGGACAATATGCTCCCTCAGTTGCCATAACACTTCGTTTGGCCAAAGCGCTTGGCTGTCAAGTTGAGGATCTATTCTGGTTAGAGCGGGATTTACCTAAAATTGAAGCCGTTCTTGCCAAGCCTGTTGCCTATGGTCAGCCGCTACGAGTCAGTCTGGCTCGCGTAGGAGGACAATGGATAGCTTATCCCTTGATTGGCAAGGATGCTTTTCGCCAAGATATGATTCCGGCCGACGGTGAAGCAGTTGCCGGGGTTCCCGCAAGGTATCTGGCGGGTGAGGATAAAAGCCGCATAGGTACAGATAAAGTTCAAGTGCGCCTTCTAGACGATAATCTGGATACCCTTCACAACACAATTGTGATTGCTGGCTGTGCGCCTGTGATTTCACTCTGGGCGAGAGCAACTGAACGTTGGCATCCCCAACTGCGAGTCCAATTTAACTTCGCCAACAGCATGGCTGCATTATATAGTCTATGCCAAGGTGAAGCGCACATTGCCGGGATGCACTTGTATGATGCTGAGACTGGTGAGTATAATACTCCCTTTGTTCGAAATGTTCTGGCTGGGAGGGAAGCAGTTCTGATTACCCTTGGTGTATGGGAGGAGGGACTTTTGGTAAAGTCTGGTAACCCAAGAGGAATTAGAACAGTTAGCGACTTGGTACAAGGGGGAGCGACTATTGTCAACCGCGAAATAGGTTCCGGTAGTCGTATGCTTTTGGAACAAACACTGCAAGAGCAGCAGATACCGTTCCATGCTGTCCAAGGCTTTGACCATATTGTTAAAAATCACCAAGATGTTGCCCAAGCTGTAGGATTAGGAGTTGTGGATGCAGGTATTAGTACGGCATCTATAGCTACCGCCTTTGGGCTGGGATTTGTTCCCCTACATCAATCAAGGTACGATTTAGTGATTCTCAAGGAATATCTAGAAGAAGCACCAGTACAGCAGTTGCTTAGTACTTTAGGACATCGCCTGGTTCACTCACAATTTGAAATTCTCGGCGGTTACGATATCAGCAAAATCGGAGAAGTTGTAGCGACTGTTTAGAGTGGATTGCAATGCTTAGTTGGTTGTGTGGTTAAAGGAAAACTTGGCGTAAATTTAAATTCCTGCTGGAACTACTCTTTAGGTATGAGCAACCTTCAGACGATTACAACAACTGACAATGCTGAATTCGGAATTTGTAATAACGCTCTCTACGAGACGCTCTTGCTAGCAAGAACCCCGTAGGAGTATGCGGATCTCCCTAACGTAATTCGTAATTGAATAAATTCGGATTGAATTTGGGTTTCTAGCTTGGAATCTATAGCTTTCTTTTTTCCAATTGGTATTACTACCCCCAGAGAAATTATTTGAGTGAGCCGATGGTAATACTTGCAATATTCCTTGAGTGATGTCTTATCGCTTTAGCTATTAGTCAGAAAAAACAATGACTAATGACCAACGAAAACTGACCAAAACGTGAATATGTTCTGGATTCTGACTCTTTTTGCTGTAGAACGAGCACCTCCAACGACGTTCTACACATGGTCACTGCTGTAACTTGACAGTGGCATTGCTCATAAACCAAAAGACCTACCAAACAAACAATTGCAGGATAAATTATCATGTCCGACGAAAAAATTAGACAGATTGCTTTTTACGGTAAAGGCGGTATTGGTAAATCTACCACTTCCCAAAACACCCTGGCTGCTATGGCAGAAGTGGGTAAGCGGATTTTGATTGTGGGATGCGACCCGAAAGCTGACTCTACCCGTTTGATTCTGCACTGTAAAGCTCAAACCACCGTGTTGCACCTCGCTGCTGAACGAGGTGCTGTGGAAGATATTGAACTTGAAGAAGTAGTTATCAATGGTTTCCGAGATATCAAATGCGTGGAATCTGGTGGACCTGAACCTGGTGTAGGTTGCGCCGGTCGTGGTATCATCACCGCTATCAACTTCCTCGAAGAAAACGGTGCTTACTCAAATGTAGATTTCGTATCCTACGACGTGTTGGGCGACGTTGTGTGCGGTGGTTTCGCCATGCCAATTCGTGAAGGTAAAGCCCAAGAAATCTACATCGTTACCTCCGGTGAAATGATGGCAATGTTTGCTGCTAATAACATCTCTCGCGGTGTTCTCAAGTACGCCCATACTGGCGGCGTGCGTTTGGGAGGTCTAATTTGTAACAGTCGTAATACTGATAGAGAAGACGAACTGATTAGCACATTGGCGGCCAGATTGAGTACTCAGATGATTCACTTTGTTCCCCGCGACAACATCGTGCAACACGCAGAATTGCGCCGGATGACTGTCAACGAGTACGCACCCGATAGCAATCAAGCTAATGAATACCGGACATTAGCAGACAAGATTATCAACAATACAAATCTTGCTGTTCCCACACCTATTGAGATGGACGAGCTAGAAGATTTGTTGATTGAATTTGGTATTCTCGAAAGCGAAGAAAATGCTGCAAAACTGATAGGTGCTGCTAACGCTCAAGCAGATGGTGAGAAAAAGCTAGAAGATGCTGAAGGCGAAGCACTAGAAGCGCTGAAAAAAGGAAATGTAGAAATAGTTTCCGGGAGTTAAAACAAGTAAGGTTCTTTGTCTGACTCAGGTGCTAAATACAGAGTAAATATTAGGTGGGCGAGAATAGCCCACCCTCTCACCAATTGTTTAGAATGGAGGTAATCGAATAGCTAATCTTAACTTATATGTGTTTAATTTTCCCTGTATTAACACTAATTTTCCTAGTGTATACAGCAAAATTAACACTTCAATAGTCTAGTTCACGTTTTTGTTTTTTCCTTCTCTAATTTAGTTGGTTGTTTATGCTTTAGGGAATGGGGAATTCTCTTTCTCATTCCCTTTTTTTTTAATGTTTTAGATATACAGCTAATAAATGAAATTCCTCTAAAAGTATTTGGAAATTCAGTTAATACCTAATAACTTCTACCTATTGTCACCAAACAAATGAATCCCACCCCACGAAAAATCAACGATTCACTCAGTGACTCAAATTCTGAAGATGCTCCTCAGCAGCAGATACAAAAGAAAAAAAAGTCTTCTACACAATTACCCCAACCTGGAACAACTCAAGGGAGTTGCGCTTTTGATAGTGCAATGATTACTCTAGTACCAATCACCGATGCTGCTCATGTAGTCCACGGGCCAAGTGGCTGTGCTGCCAGTATTTGGGGAAGTTACAGCAGTCTCTCCTCTGATTCGATGTTGTACAAGATACGCTTTAGCACCGACATCGATGAGAACGATATCATCTTCGGTGGAGCCAAAAAGCTGTACAAAGGCATTTTAGAATTACAAAGACGCTACAAACCTGCGGCGGTATTTGTTTACTCCACTTGTATCACCGCCCTGATTGGGGATGACATTGAGGGAGTTTGCAAAGATGCCACCGAGAAAACAGGAATACCCACTATCCCTGTACATTGTCCTGGATTCATTGGAAACCAAAATTTGGGCAACCGTGTTGCTGGTGAAGCAATGCTTTCACATGTTATTGGAACAGCTGAACCAGATACTAGTACACCCTATGACATTAACCTAATTGGTGAATATAACATCGCAGGTGCAATATGGAACGTTCTACCGTTATTGGAGAAATTAGGTATTCGAGTTTTGGCAAAAATTACAGGTGATGCTGTCTACAAAGAAGTTTGCTATGCCCATCGTGCCAAGCTTAACGTGATCCTCTTCTCCAGAGCACTAATCAACATGGCAAAAAGCATGGAGAAACAATATGGCATTCCCTATATTGAAGAGTCTATTTATGGCATAGAGCAAATCAATCAGTGCCTAAGGAACATCGCCGCAAAGTTGGGCCATCCTGATTTGGAAGAACGTACAGAAAAACTAATTGCAGAAGAAACTGCTGCTTTAGAAGCGAAACTCGCTCTTTATATCACCCAATTGCAAGGTAAGCGCATTATCCTTTCTATTGGAAATTTCAAGAGTTGGTTGATTATCTTTGCGGCTAAGAAATTGGGGATGAAAGTTATTGCTATTCTTACTAAGAATAATACTGAGGAGGATAGAATTAGAGTCAAAACTTTGCTGGGTCAGGATGGCATAATTCTAGAACAAAATAGTCCTCAAGAAATCCTACAGATAATTAACGAAAATCAAGCTGATATGTTAATTGTTGATAAACGCCATCAAGATATCTCTCTCATAGCTAGGATTCCATTCCTAGACATTAATCAAGAACGCAACCATCCCTATGCAGGCTACATAGGAATTTTAGAGGTGACACAAGAACTGTATGCCGCTTTTTACAACCCTGTGTGGGAGCAAGTATGCCAGCCAGCCCCGTGGTCAGAGGATGAGGAAGCAGGAAATTCTCTAGAGGAGGACGTTTGATGGCGATTATTAGCGTTACGAGTACATCAGTTGCAGTTAATCCCCTGAAGCAAAGTCAAACTGTAGGTGCAGTTTTAGCCTTTTTGGGGTTGAAGGGAATGATGCCTTTATTACATGGTTCTCAAGGCTGTACTGCTTTAACTAAGGCAGTATTAGTACAGCATTTGCGTCAGGCGATTCCCCTTTCCAGTACAGCAATGACAGAAGTTGCAACCATTTTGGGTGGTGAGGAAAGAGTTGAACAAGCAATCTTGACTTTGGTGCAGAGATCCAAACCAGAAATTATCGGTCTTTGTAGCACTGGACTCGTGGAAACCAGAGGAGATGACATGGGGCGCTTTGTTAAGGAGATTCGCTACCGTCACCCAGAACTAGATTATTTACCAATTGTGCTTGTCTCTACACCAGATTTTAAAGGTACATTACAGGATGGCTTTGCTGGTGCAGTTGAGAGTATAGTCAGGGAAATCCCCCAAAAAAGCTCCAAGCAAGACGCTTGTCCTACACAAATCACTATTTTGGCGAGTTCTGCCTTCACACCAGGAGATGTACAGGAAATCAAAGAGATTGTCACTTCTTTTGGACTCATACCTATTGTTGTACCTGACCTTTCTGGCTCACTAGATGGTCATATAGAAGATTCTTCGACTGCCATCACAGCCAATGGCACAAATGCAGCACAGTTGCGCTCAATTGGCAGTTCTGTATTCACTTTGGCATTAGGTGAGAGTATGCGGGGTGCAGCGCAAATTTTGAATAAGAGATTCAATATACCTTACGAGGTATTTGGTGAACTGACGGGACTAACAGCAGTAGATAAATTCCTGCAAGCATTGGCAGATATCAGTGGTGTCAGGATACCTGAAAAATACCGCCGTCAACGCCGTCAGTTACAACATGTGATGTTGGAGAATCACTTTTACTTTGGTTGCAAGCGAGTTTCTTTGGCGTTGGAACCAGATTTACTTTGGTCAACAGTTTCTTTCATGCGATCGCTCGGAGTTCAGATTCATGCAGCAGTGACAACAACACGCT carries:
- a CDS encoding substrate-binding domain-containing protein codes for the protein MKQDSDLRNNLKSIRTRLGMSQQDLANIASVTRQTISGVESGQYAPSVAITLRLAKALGCQVEDLFWLERDLPKIEAVLAKPVAYGQPLRVSLARVGGQWIAYPLIGKDAFRQDMIPADGEAVAGVPARYLAGEDKSRIGTDKVQVRLLDDNLDTLHNTIVIAGCAPVISLWARATERWHPQLRVQFNFANSMAALYSLCQGEAHIAGMHLYDAETGEYNTPFVRNVLAGREAVLITLGVWEEGLLVKSGNPRGIRTVSDLVQGGATIVNREIGSGSRMLLEQTLQEQQIPFHAVQGFDHIVKNHQDVAQAVGLGVVDAGISTASIATAFGLGFVPLHQSRYDLVILKEYLEEAPVQQLLSTLGHRLVHSQFEILGGYDISKIGEVVATV
- the nifN gene encoding nitrogenase iron-molybdenum cofactor biosynthesis protein NifN — protein: MAIISVTSTSVAVNPLKQSQTVGAVLAFLGLKGMMPLLHGSQGCTALTKAVLVQHLRQAIPLSSTAMTEVATILGGEERVEQAILTLVQRSKPEIIGLCSTGLVETRGDDMGRFVKEIRYRHPELDYLPIVLVSTPDFKGTLQDGFAGAVESIVREIPQKSSKQDACPTQITILASSAFTPGDVQEIKEIVTSFGLIPIVVPDLSGSLDGHIEDSSTAITANGTNAAQLRSIGSSVFTLALGESMRGAAQILNKRFNIPYEVFGELTGLTAVDKFLQALADISGVRIPEKYRRQRRQLQHVMLENHFYFGCKRVSLALEPDLLWSTVSFMRSLGVQIHAAVTTTRFPLLEKLPIKSITIGDLEDFEQLAVGSDLLITNSHGVAIAQRLKIPLYRQGIPIFDRLDHGQLTKVGYQGTMQLLFDIGNLFLEQETKVKH
- the nifH gene encoding nitrogenase iron protein, coding for MSDEKIRQIAFYGKGGIGKSTTSQNTLAAMAEVGKRILIVGCDPKADSTRLILHCKAQTTVLHLAAERGAVEDIELEEVVINGFRDIKCVESGGPEPGVGCAGRGIITAINFLEENGAYSNVDFVSYDVLGDVVCGGFAMPIREGKAQEIYIVTSGEMMAMFAANNISRGVLKYAHTGGVRLGGLICNSRNTDREDELISTLAARLSTQMIHFVPRDNIVQHAELRRMTVNEYAPDSNQANEYRTLADKIINNTNLAVPTPIEMDELEDLLIEFGILESEENAAKLIGAANAQADGEKKLEDAEGEALEALKKGNVEIVSGS
- the nifE gene encoding nitrogenase iron-molybdenum cofactor biosynthesis protein NifE, coding for MNPTPRKINDSLSDSNSEDAPQQQIQKKKKSSTQLPQPGTTQGSCAFDSAMITLVPITDAAHVVHGPSGCAASIWGSYSSLSSDSMLYKIRFSTDIDENDIIFGGAKKLYKGILELQRRYKPAAVFVYSTCITALIGDDIEGVCKDATEKTGIPTIPVHCPGFIGNQNLGNRVAGEAMLSHVIGTAEPDTSTPYDINLIGEYNIAGAIWNVLPLLEKLGIRVLAKITGDAVYKEVCYAHRAKLNVILFSRALINMAKSMEKQYGIPYIEESIYGIEQINQCLRNIAAKLGHPDLEERTEKLIAEETAALEAKLALYITQLQGKRIILSIGNFKSWLIIFAAKKLGMKVIAILTKNNTEEDRIRVKTLLGQDGIILEQNSPQEILQIINENQADMLIVDKRHQDISLIARIPFLDINQERNHPYAGYIGILEVTQELYAAFYNPVWEQVCQPAPWSEDEEAGNSLEEDV